One region of Azoarcus sp. CIB genomic DNA includes:
- a CDS encoding methyltransferase domain-containing protein — MHDIVKDYYGKALQSSEDLRTTACCDASQMPAWLKPLLARVHPEVLSRYYGCGLVCPPLLDGCRVLDFGCGTGRDVYVLSQLVGENGQVVGVDMTEAQLEVALRHRDHHREAFGHARDNVDFKLGYIEQLDELGLPEASFDVVVSNCVVNLSPDKDAVLREVFRLLKPGGEFYFSDIYADRRVPAQVRNDPLLYGECLGGALYWGDFIALAKRHGFGDPRLVEDRPIAITDPALAERAAGIGFHSATYRLFKLDGLEPQCEDYGQAVIYRGTVPTMAQRFRLDKHHDIEAGRVFPVCGNSWRMLAESRFREHFDFIGSVERHYGLFEGCGSQIPFDRETMAGAGGACC; from the coding sequence ATGCATGACATCGTGAAGGACTATTACGGCAAGGCACTGCAATCGAGCGAAGACTTGCGTACCACGGCGTGCTGCGACGCGAGCCAGATGCCGGCGTGGCTCAAGCCGCTGCTCGCTCGCGTGCACCCCGAGGTGCTGTCGCGCTACTACGGCTGCGGGCTGGTATGTCCGCCGCTGCTCGACGGCTGCCGTGTGCTGGATTTCGGCTGCGGTACGGGGCGGGATGTGTATGTGCTGTCGCAACTGGTCGGCGAGAACGGGCAGGTCGTGGGCGTGGACATGACCGAGGCGCAGTTGGAAGTCGCCCTGCGGCACCGGGACCATCATCGCGAAGCCTTCGGACATGCGCGCGACAACGTGGATTTCAAGCTCGGCTACATCGAACAACTCGACGAACTGGGGCTGCCCGAGGCGAGCTTCGACGTGGTGGTCTCGAACTGCGTCGTGAATCTCTCGCCGGACAAGGACGCGGTGCTGAGGGAAGTGTTCCGCCTGCTGAAACCCGGCGGCGAGTTCTACTTCTCGGACATCTACGCCGACCGCCGCGTGCCGGCGCAGGTGCGCAATGATCCGCTGCTCTACGGCGAATGCCTCGGCGGCGCCCTCTACTGGGGCGACTTCATCGCGCTCGCCAAGCGCCATGGCTTCGGCGATCCGCGTCTGGTCGAGGACCGGCCAATTGCGATCACCGATCCCGCGCTCGCCGAGCGGGCGGCCGGCATCGGCTTCCACTCGGCCACTTACCGCCTGTTCAAGCTCGACGGGCTCGAACCGCAGTGCGAGGACTACGGGCAAGCGGTGATCTATCGCGGCACGGTGCCGACGATGGCGCAGCGCTTCCGCCTCGACAAGCACCACGACATCGAGGCCGGGCGCGTCTTTCCCGTGTGCGGCAACAGTTGGCGCATGCTCGCCGAGTCGCGTTTCCGCGAGCATTTCGACTTCATCGGCAGCGTCGAGCG
- the arsS gene encoding arsenosugar biosynthesis radical SAM (seleno)protein ArsS (Some members of this family are selenoproteins.), whose amino-acid sequence MHPTFPLLAATDFPRIRRGTIETLQVNLGYRCNQSCVHCHVNAGPNRSEEMTKETANAVIDFLDASPAVRTLDLTGGAPEMNANFPRLVKAARARGLRVIDRCNLTILEEPGYEDLARFLAEMGVEIAASLPCYLEDNVDRQRGKGVFGASIRGLQKLNALGYGSVGSGLLLNLVYNPQGPVLPPPQTRLEGAYREHLGAEFGIRFNQLFTLANMPIKRFGSMLVSKGQFHDYMHTLREAHRDDNLAAVMCRSLVSVDWQGYLYDCDFNQQLDMPIASEALPQLHIRDAAAAMLAGSAIRVADHCYGCTAGQGSSCGGALADGETEAAKCAA is encoded by the coding sequence ATGCACCCCACCTTTCCGCTGCTCGCCGCCACCGACTTCCCGCGCATCCGGCGCGGGACGATCGAGACGCTGCAGGTGAATCTCGGTTACCGCTGCAACCAGAGCTGCGTGCATTGCCACGTGAATGCCGGGCCGAATCGTAGCGAGGAGATGACCAAAGAGACGGCCAATGCGGTGATCGACTTCCTCGACGCGAGCCCGGCAGTGCGGACGCTCGATCTGACGGGCGGCGCGCCCGAGATGAACGCGAACTTCCCGCGGCTGGTGAAGGCGGCGCGTGCACGCGGCCTGCGGGTGATCGACCGCTGCAACCTGACCATCCTCGAAGAGCCGGGTTACGAGGATCTGGCGCGCTTCCTCGCCGAGATGGGGGTGGAGATCGCCGCTTCGCTGCCGTGCTATCTCGAGGACAACGTCGACCGGCAGCGCGGAAAGGGCGTTTTCGGCGCGAGTATCCGCGGCCTGCAAAAGCTCAACGCGCTGGGTTACGGCTCCGTCGGCAGCGGACTGCTGTTGAACCTCGTCTATAACCCGCAGGGGCCGGTGCTGCCGCCGCCGCAGACGAGGCTGGAGGGCGCCTATCGCGAGCACCTCGGCGCCGAGTTCGGCATCCGCTTCAACCAGCTCTTCACGCTCGCGAACATGCCGATCAAGCGCTTCGGCAGCATGCTGGTCTCGAAGGGTCAGTTCCACGATTACATGCACACGCTGCGCGAGGCGCACCGTGACGACAACCTCGCGGCGGTGATGTGCCGCAGCCTCGTCAGCGTCGACTGGCAGGGCTATCTCTACGACTGCGACTTCAACCAGCAGCTCGACATGCCGATCGCGAGCGAGGCCCTCCCGCAGCTCCACATCCGTGACGCGGCCGCTGCGATGCTGGCCGGCAGTGCGATTCGCGTCGCGGACCATTGCTATGGCTGCACGGCAGGGCAGGGGTCGAGCTGCGGCGGCGCGCTCGCGGACGGCGAAACCGAAGCGGCGAAGTGCGCGGCCTGA